The following coding sequences are from one Lolium rigidum isolate FL_2022 chromosome 6, APGP_CSIRO_Lrig_0.1, whole genome shotgun sequence window:
- the LOC124663962 gene encoding uncharacterized protein LOC124663962, with amino-acid sequence MKRRPGRRGRDVEETMLTNKERMADAEETMLPKKKKKQRMADAEKSSYLVVGHGCMSPAFSLFKIEPYTDSGGGDTPVRIPRRLARLKCNHNMSFVPFKSKDRRWIVGVGGCSTESCYGPGTIIFNTRKHSVIRGPEPKSVKSYPILLPIDHKIYALARTPSVVGPLNFVPWFEVLDLSSAWEVDGRLTNCKWSRLKRPPFFPWELTPGDYICPPSVTVKSYAAVGSRILVSVTGHVGTYAFDTSSNRWSTVDDKNCLPFVNGAVPHSPGLFLGLSRATKAMAGYKINVDGAKPLSVVEIPVVSNLEDVDLVVHSYNFLSLGVDRGFCLMSCWSVDETRDPPHLQAHIRVRTYKTDDFVESQGKFLVVNKQWMQVYKIRDLIRTLDAPCLASVVSI; translated from the coding sequence ATGAAGAGGAGGCCCGGTAGAAGAGGCAGGGACGTGGAGGAGACCATGCTCACAAATAAGGAGAGGATGGCCGATGCGGAGGAGACCATgctcccgaagaagaagaagaagcagaggatGGCCGACGCGGAGAAGTCGTCCTACCTGGTGGTAGGCCATGGGTGCATGAGCCCTGCCTTTTCGTTGTTCAAGATTGAACCCTACaccgacagcggcggcggcgacacccCGGTGAGAATCCCACGCCGCCTCGCCCGCCTCAAATGCAACCACAACATGTCTTTCGTCCCCTTCAAATCGAAGgaccgccggtggatcgtcggcgtcggcggctgCTCAACCGAGAGCTGCTACGGCCCGGGCACCATCATCTTCAACACCAGAAAGCATTCGGTGATCCGGGGACCGGAGCCTAAGTCGGTCAAGAGCTACCCGATCCTGCTGCCAATCGACCACAAGATCTACGCCCTGGCCCGAACCCCCTCCGTGGTTGGACCGCTCAACTTCGTGCCCTGGTTCGAGGTCCTCGACCTCTCGAGTGCATGGGAAGTCGACGGCCGTCTGACCAACTGCAAGTGGAGCCGCCTGAAGCGGCCGCCATTCTTTCCCTGGGAACTCACCCCAGGGGATTACATTTGTCCGCCCAGCGTTACCGTCAAGTCCTACGCCGCCGTGGGCTCCCGCATACTGGTGTCCGTGACCGGACATGTGGGCACCTACGCGTTTGACACCAGCTCCAACAGGTGGTCGACGGTGGATGACAAGAACTGCCTGCCGTTTGTCAACGGAGCCGTCCCGCACAGCCCTGGGCTCTTCCTCGGCTTATCGAGGGCCACAAAGGCCATGGCCGGATACAAGATCAATGTCGATGGCGCTAAGCCACTCTCTGTGGTTGAGATTCCGGTCGTGTCTAACTTGGAAGATGTAGACCTGGTTGTGCATAGCTACAATTTCCTTTCCCTGGGGGTTGACAGGGGCTTCTGTTTGATGAGTTGTTGGAGCGTTGATGAAACGCGGGATCCCCCACATCTCCAGGCGCACATCAGGGTAAGGACCTACAAAACAGATGATTTTGTGGAGTCCCAGGGAAAATT